A genomic region of Enterococcus sp. 12C11_DIV0727 contains the following coding sequences:
- a CDS encoding valine--tRNA ligase: MTEEKNLPTKYQPTEVEQGRYQKWLDQDLFKPNGNKEAKPYSIVIPPPNVTGKLHLGHAWDTTLQDMIIRQKRMQGFDTLWLPGMDHAGIATQAKVEEKLAEQDISRYDLGREKFVEQVWDWKEEYASHIREQWAKMGLSLDYSRERFTLDDGLSQAVRKVFVSLYEKDLIYRGEYIINWDPKAKTALSDIEVIHKDIEGAFYHMSYPLTDGTGVVEIATTRPETMLGDTAIAVHPEDERYQALIGKTVTLPLVDKEIPIIADEYVDMEFGTGVVKITPAHDPNDFEVGNRHDLPRVNVMNEDGSMNDLAGKYAGMDRFAARKMIVSDLKEMGRLIKIETMNHSVGHSERTGVVVEPRLSTQWFVKMAPLAEKAIENQDTDDAVEFYPPRFNQTFLRWMENVHDWVISRQLWWGHQIPAWYHKETGEMYVGMEAPADPENWTQDSDVLDTWFSSALWPFSTMGWPDEEAADYQRYFPTSTLVTGYDIIFFWVSRMMFQSLEFTGQAPFKNVLMHGLIRAEDGRKMSKSLGNGIDPMEVIDKYGADALRWFMSNGSTPGQDMRFSYEKMDASWNFINKIWNASRFVIMNVEGMTYEDIDFSGEKTVADRWILTRLNETVARVTDLFDRFEFGEAGRQLYNFIWDDFCDWYIEMSKEILYGENEVAKQTTRSILVYTLDQILRLLHPIMPFVTEEIWDNIPHKGESLVIADYPVVQEEFSDETAARGMEVLKEVIRAVRNIRAEVNTPLSKPITLLIKTSDEAVDKFLIENTNYIERFCNPDELKIASDIIAPELAMSAVLTGAELYLPLAGLINVEEEIARLEKELDKWTQEVKRVQGKLANERFVSNAPNEVVEAEKAKEKDYLEKQVVVKERIAQLRTVN, from the coding sequence ATGACAGAAGAAAAAAATCTGCCAACAAAATACCAACCAACAGAAGTAGAACAAGGTCGCTACCAAAAATGGCTAGACCAAGATTTATTCAAACCAAACGGAAATAAAGAAGCGAAACCTTATTCAATTGTGATTCCACCGCCTAATGTTACAGGTAAGCTACATTTGGGACATGCGTGGGATACCACGTTACAAGATATGATTATTCGTCAAAAAAGAATGCAAGGCTTTGACACATTATGGTTACCTGGAATGGATCACGCTGGTATCGCAACGCAAGCCAAAGTTGAAGAAAAATTAGCAGAACAAGACATCTCTCGTTATGATTTAGGTCGCGAAAAATTTGTAGAACAAGTGTGGGATTGGAAAGAAGAATACGCTTCTCATATTCGTGAACAATGGGCAAAAATGGGCTTATCTTTAGACTATAGCCGTGAACGTTTTACTTTAGATGATGGCTTATCTCAAGCGGTCCGCAAAGTGTTCGTTTCTTTATATGAAAAAGACTTGATCTATCGTGGTGAATACATCATCAACTGGGATCCAAAAGCGAAAACGGCCTTATCTGATATCGAGGTTATCCACAAAGATATTGAAGGTGCCTTTTATCATATGAGCTATCCACTGACTGACGGAACAGGTGTTGTGGAAATTGCAACAACTCGTCCCGAAACCATGTTAGGTGATACTGCGATTGCAGTTCATCCTGAAGATGAGCGCTACCAAGCCTTGATCGGTAAAACTGTTACATTACCTTTAGTAGATAAAGAAATTCCGATCATTGCTGATGAGTATGTAGACATGGAATTTGGAACAGGGGTAGTGAAAATCACACCAGCTCATGATCCAAATGATTTTGAAGTAGGTAACCGTCACGATTTACCACGTGTAAATGTAATGAATGAAGATGGTTCTATGAACGATTTAGCAGGAAAATACGCAGGGATGGATCGTTTTGCAGCACGTAAAATGATTGTTTCTGATTTAAAAGAAATGGGTCGTTTAATTAAAATTGAAACCATGAATCACAGTGTTGGTCATTCAGAACGTACTGGCGTTGTCGTTGAACCGCGCTTATCTACACAATGGTTCGTTAAAATGGCGCCACTTGCTGAAAAAGCCATCGAAAATCAAGATACAGATGACGCAGTAGAATTTTATCCACCACGTTTTAATCAAACATTCTTACGTTGGATGGAAAACGTACATGATTGGGTGATCTCACGCCAACTATGGTGGGGACATCAAATCCCTGCTTGGTACCATAAAGAAACAGGCGAAATGTATGTCGGCATGGAAGCTCCAGCAGATCCTGAAAATTGGACTCAAGATTCAGACGTATTAGATACTTGGTTCAGTTCAGCCTTATGGCCGTTTTCAACAATGGGCTGGCCGGATGAAGAAGCAGCTGACTATCAGCGTTATTTCCCAACAAGCACTCTGGTGACAGGCTACGATATTATTTTCTTCTGGGTTAGTCGAATGATGTTCCAAAGCTTAGAATTTACAGGACAAGCGCCATTTAAAAATGTCTTGATGCATGGTCTGATCAGAGCAGAAGATGGACGTAAAATGAGTAAATCTCTAGGGAACGGGATCGATCCGATGGAAGTGATCGATAAATACGGAGCCGATGCATTGCGTTGGTTTATGTCGAATGGTTCAACACCTGGTCAAGATATGCGATTCAGTTACGAAAAAATGGATGCTTCTTGGAACTTTATCAATAAAATCTGGAATGCCAGCCGTTTTGTGATCATGAATGTTGAAGGCATGACTTACGAAGATATCGATTTTAGCGGTGAGAAAACTGTCGCAGATCGTTGGATTTTAACCCGTCTAAATGAAACAGTCGCTCGTGTTACTGACTTATTCGATCGCTTCGAATTTGGTGAAGCGGGTCGCCAGTTATATAACTTTATCTGGGATGATTTCTGTGACTGGTACATTGAAATGAGTAAAGAAATTCTTTACGGTGAAAACGAAGTTGCAAAACAAACAACACGTAGTATTTTGGTGTATACGCTAGACCAAATTTTACGACTATTGCACCCAATCATGCCATTTGTGACAGAAGAAATCTGGGACAATATCCCGCATAAAGGTGAATCTCTTGTGATTGCTGATTATCCAGTTGTTCAGGAAGAATTTTCAGACGAAACAGCCGCTCGTGGTATGGAAGTCTTAAAAGAAGTAATTCGCGCAGTACGTAATATTCGTGCTGAAGTGAATACACCATTGTCTAAACCAATCACTTTATTGATCAAAACAAGTGATGAAGCGGTAGATAAATTCTTGATTGAAAATACCAATTATATTGAGCGTTTCTGTAATCCAGATGAGTTAAAGATTGCAAGTGACATTATAGCTCCAGAATTGGCGATGTCAGCTGTTTTAACAGGAGCTGAACTCTATTTACCACTAGCTGGTTTGATCAACGTGGAAGAAGAAATTGCTCGATTAGAAAAAGAATTAGACAAATGGACACAAGAAGTCAAACGTGTTCAAGGTAAATTAGCAAATGAACGATTTGTTTCTAATGCGCCGAATGAAGTTGTGGAGGCTGAAAAGGCCAAAGAGAAAGATTATTTAGAAAAACAAGTCGTTGTGAAAGAACGAATTGCACAACTGCGTACAGTGAATTAA
- a CDS encoding TVP38/TMEM64 family protein has product MGRNILKRIIYVLPIVGVIIFTGLVIYGYSKGIFHSVQSLQDFIKQFGEYAVFIFIFLQILQVIVPILPGGISTVVGMLMFGNIQGLLYSYVGLIIGEIIVYWLARYYGKSFARLILTKKRYLKFEKMLDRPEKGIKRLMIITLLVPFAPDDLVCLVAGLTDLPFKEYMKILLIFKFWSVATYGYAVLFLFNRFLIG; this is encoded by the coding sequence ATGGGACGTAACATTTTGAAACGAATCATCTATGTACTACCGATTGTAGGTGTTATCATCTTTACTGGTTTGGTTATTTATGGTTATTCTAAAGGCATTTTTCATTCTGTTCAATCTCTACAGGATTTTATCAAGCAATTTGGTGAATATGCGGTATTTATTTTTATTTTTTTACAAATATTACAGGTCATCGTGCCAATCTTACCTGGTGGGATTTCTACGGTAGTCGGTATGCTGATGTTCGGTAATATTCAAGGGCTACTTTATAGTTATGTCGGTTTGATCATCGGGGAAATCATTGTTTACTGGTTAGCTCGCTATTACGGTAAGTCCTTTGCCCGATTGATTTTAACGAAGAAACGCTATTTAAAATTTGAAAAGATGCTAGATCGCCCCGAAAAAGGAATCAAGAGATTGATGATTATCACCTTGCTCGTTCCATTTGCACCAGATGATTTGGTGTGTTTGGTAGCTGGACTTACTGACCTTCCTTTTAAGGAGTATATGAAGATTTTGCTGATTTTTAAGTTTTGGTCAGTTGCCACTTATGGCTATGCGGTCTTGTTCTTGTTTAATCGGTTTTTGATTGGCTAA
- the tpx gene encoding thiol peroxidase has translation MKVTKKGEVVEISGVQPEVGSKAPDFSLKNLKDEVVNLSDFAGTPVLISVVPDIDTRICSLQTKRFNQEAANVAGVKFITISNNTKEEQENWCAAEGVDMELLHDTEGTFGEAYGLFIPAMGRLARGIFVIDKDGKLVYEAISTEIAEEPDYAAALDKVKSVR, from the coding sequence ATGAAAGTAACAAAAAAAGGTGAAGTAGTAGAAATCAGCGGTGTACAACCTGAGGTAGGTAGTAAAGCACCAGATTTCTCATTAAAAAATTTGAAAGATGAGGTAGTCAATCTGTCAGATTTTGCAGGTACACCTGTTTTGATCAGTGTAGTACCGGATATCGATACTAGAATTTGTTCATTACAAACAAAGCGTTTCAATCAAGAGGCAGCGAATGTTGCTGGTGTTAAATTTATCACGATATCAAACAATACAAAAGAAGAACAAGAGAATTGGTGTGCAGCTGAAGGTGTGGACATGGAACTTTTACACGATACAGAAGGAACCTTTGGTGAAGCGTATGGTTTATTCATCCCTGCAATGGGACGTTTAGCACGTGGAATTTTTGTGATTGATAAAGATGGTAAGCTGGTTTATGAAGCAATTTCGACTGAGATTGCGGAAGAGCCGGATTATGCAGCTGCATTGGATAAAGTAAAATCTGTGCGTTAA